The Amycolatopsis sp. DG1A-15b genome window below encodes:
- a CDS encoding GtrA family protein, which yields MVATDPQAEVTAGQSSVGLLGQLVRFALIGGFCALVDLGTYTLLTQLAGMATSPWVDVARAISFIVGTTTAFFLNRKFTFAGGRRDGKAQVGSFVLLYTVTFFVAVGVNQLMLNVLPESAWQHTLCWAVSQATATVINFVMLKWVVFREPSTEEN from the coding sequence GTGGTGGCGACCGATCCGCAAGCCGAGGTAACAGCTGGGCAGTCCTCCGTCGGACTGCTGGGCCAGCTCGTCCGCTTCGCCCTGATCGGCGGCTTCTGCGCCCTGGTCGACCTGGGCACCTACACGCTGCTGACCCAGCTGGCCGGGATGGCCACCTCACCGTGGGTCGACGTCGCCCGCGCTATCTCTTTCATCGTGGGCACGACCACGGCGTTCTTCCTGAACCGGAAGTTCACCTTCGCCGGCGGGCGCCGCGACGGGAAGGCGCAGGTCGGCTCGTTCGTCCTGCTCTACACCGTGACGTTCTTCGTCGCGGTCGGGGTGAACCAGCTGATGCTGAACGTGCTGCCGGAGTCCGCCTGGCAGCACACCCTGTGCTGGGCCGTGTCGCAGGCCACCGCCACCGTGATCAATTTCGTGATGCTCAAGTGGGTCGTCTTCCGCGAGCCGTCGACTGAGGAGAACTGA